The DNA sequence ACTGCAAAAGATAAGAAGAATTGAAAAGACTTGAACTGGGAACTGGGGTTCGCAGTATTGTATCTTTAGGCTTCACCCTTCAAGAATTTAGGGAACCACTTAGCGGAGTCTTTAGGAATGCGCTTAAGATTGTCTTTGTAATCGATGTAGTAAAGCCCGAATCTTGAGGTATAGCCATCACCCCATTCAAAGTCATCAAACAAACTCCAGTAGAAATATCCTTTCAATTTCACACCATTCTGTCTTGCCTTATTGATCCAGTACAAATGCCGAAGAGTATTTTCGATTCTATGTTGATCCTTCAGCACTTCTCCAAGTCCGCGTTTATCATCCTTTGGCTCGGTAATTCCATTTTCTGTAATGTAGATCTTCGGACTTCGATAGTGTTCCTTCATGAACGCCAACAATTTCTCCAGACCTTGCGGATAAATGTAGATGAAAGTACTCCCATTAGCCGGAGGTCCGATTAGGACTCCATTTCTTTGTTCTGTCAGTGAAGCTAAAGCATCGTTGTGGTAGCATGTTGGTTTCTTTGGACTTGCTGGGTCGTTTTTACCATATCTTGATGTATAATAGTTGATGCCAATAAAATCAAAAGACCCTTTTAACAATATCTTTTCCTTCTTGCTAAACTTGGGTAACCTTTCCTTGACCAAATCTCTCATACTCTTCGGATAGTGTCCGTATACTAATGGCTCCATGAACCACCCGAGGTTGAAGTCCAAACCTCGTTTCGCTGCAGCTCTATCTTCCACCGAGTCTGAAAAAGGCTCGACATAGACTCCTACAAGACTTAATCCAATTTGTCCGCCTTGTTTTTCTTGGAACTTCTTTCGGTATAGCTTAACAACAGTGGCATGCGCGAGGAGAAGGTTATGGCTCACAATGTAAGGTTCAGTGGCTGAATTACCAGCTGTGCATTTAAAGCTTGTGTCTACAGAACACCTGCCTGGTGCAGAAATTCCAACATCATACCCCATGAAGGCAACAACATATGGTTCGTTGATCGTGATCCAATTTTTAACCCTGTCTCCAAATGTTTTGAAACAAATTTCACTGTAATCCTTCAAATCATTCACAAACGAACGGTTCAAGGGGCCTCCGTACTTGTCTTCCAACGCTTGTGGCCAATCAAAGTGCAATATGGTCACATAGGGTGTAATGCCATTCTTGATTAACTCATCGATGAGGCTGTTATAGTGATCGATACCCTCTTGGTTTATTCCGCCACTTAAGGTTCCCTTGGGCAGAATCCTTGTCCAGGCGATCGAAAATCTGTAGAAATCAACTCCAGTGTCCTTGAGAAGCTTCACGTCTTCCTTGTATCGCTTATATGAATCGATGGCAGTGAACATGTTCGACCGGTCCACAATTCTTTCTGGGAATTGCTTAACAAACGTGTCCCAAACACTTGGTCCTTTTCCTGCTGATTTGGCTGATCCTTCTATTTGTGCTGCAGCAGTAGACACTCCAAACACAAAATCGCTCGGGAAGTCGGCCCTCTTAACTTGGAGTTCTTTCGGGTTAAATGCAACGACGTAAACTTGTGACAAACGGGCAAACAAACCGATGATGCACATCCAGTTTAAAACCCTTAAGAAAGGTGGCGAGGACGCCATGGTTAAATTTCAGCAAGAGAGAAACAAGAAAGAACTGAGCTTGGCTTGATTAAGGATGCCTGGAGCAACTTCCACTATTAGTAACAGTGGCATTAATGTGTCCAGCATTTGCGTTACAAGAATATCTAGACAGTTGCCCTTTCTTtgatcaaatttatttattgagTAGTAAAAGTAGTAAATGTTTGACAGTTTCAGTCGTTTAAATTGTTGTTAATGCTCGTATGCATTCGCTGTTAAATGGTTGGAGCTGTTATTCGCACTCTAAAGTAGCCATCAATTtatgatgaaaataaaataaaaaaacaggaAAGAGCGTTCATCAAGATGATAATTATGACATACTGTAGGACATAGTTTCACTCAGTGGGCTGGCGAAATCGCTTTAGGGCTGCTCGGGCCTTGGATTGCCGTTGGTAAAAAAATTGACCGGAGTTAGCTCCGGCAGCAAACATCCTAGGGTTCAGCAAGGTCTCCTTTATAACAAGGTGTTCGTACGTGTCACTAAGGTCTCCTAATTAAGCTGCTTAGAAGGTGAGGAATGAGCATCCCCGTTTGTCCGCAACTACCGAGTCTCCATTTTGTTCGAGGAATAACGAGTTGTAGCAGTTAAGTTAGCTCTACAATTTATTCGAGAACATACACATAGAACCAAATGGTTACAACTTACAGCCATTTctttggggagagagagagagcatttCGAATGGAACGTTTAATATAAATTGCTTGTTGCAAAGAAAAGACAGTAAGGATTTGATCCTCGTATCAGTGAATATACAAGAAAAATCTTACGAGTTACCAGGGAGGGCGTTAAAGCGCTGTACAACCAGTAAAGATTAGCAACGAGGCAGTTAAGAGTTGAGAGGGCGGCCTACTGCACAGCATAGTACAAAACACACCATGTCAGGATTACAAAAACACCCATAAAATAACACATTTGTAAACGTAGACAACAATGAACAGTCCTTAAATGGAATTCCTACGGACCTAGCTATGCAAAAccattgttttatgaaaacttcatCTTCCCTTGGATCGACAgaaaatggcatcaagaaaataTCTCAAAGTGCTTTAAAATGGAGCCTTTATCATATGTCTGCATTTCACCGTTGTTTTACAGCAACTTTTTAAACTATTAGGATTAAAACGGACATCAGAATACATAAGGGACAGGCATATGCACACAGTGTTTACGCCAACCATGCATAAATCTTCCTTTagttttgttttcgttttgatTGATTTACTCGCAGTAGCAGAAGCTAGCATCCAATCAAAGTTCACTCCTCAAGGGAATTTTTTCAAGAAATGGGCATTAATAGACTCTTCGAGGGACAACTACTGCAGCTGCCCTACTTGCAAATAAGGTTTCTGTACATTTAGTAAGTGCTTCAGCAACTTCAAACAGAAAAGATGCATGCACAAAAACATGTCTAAATGCAGGCAGTGGAATAAAATCAAGTGAAACGGACCAAGGGTGCATGTGCCGTTTAGTAAAACCTTGTATTTAGTGCAGCAAAACAGATCATACTAAGATGGTTGGTTCACTAGTGACATGCCACCCAAAGCCTCCAAGACGAAGCTACTATCCCAATCGcagtaccaaaaaa is a window from the Pyrus communis chromosome 16, drPyrComm1.1, whole genome shotgun sequence genome containing:
- the LOC137719646 gene encoding beta-glucosidase 24-like, whose protein sequence is MASSPPFLRVLNWMCIIGLFARLSQVYVVAFNPKELQVKRADFPSDFVFGVSTAAAQIEGSAKSAGKGPSVWDTFVKQFPERIVDRSNMFTAIDSYKRYKEDVKLLKDTGVDFYRFSIAWTRILPKGTLSGGINQEGIDHYNSLIDELIKNGITPYVTILHFDWPQALEDKYGGPLNRSFVNDLKDYSEICFKTFGDRVKNWITINEPYVVAFMGYDVGISAPGRCSVDTSFKCTAGNSATEPYIVSHNLLLAHATVVKLYRKKFQEKQGGQIGLSLVGVYVEPFSDSVEDRAAAKRGLDFNLGWFMEPLVYGHYPKSMRDLVKERLPKFSKKEKILLKGSFDFIGINYYTSRYGKNDPASPKKPTCYHNDALASLTEQRNGVLIGPPANGSTFIYIYPQGLEKLLAFMKEHYRSPKIYITENGITEPKDDKRGLGEVLKDQHRIENTLRHLYWINKARQNGVKLKGYFYWSLFDDFEWGDGYTSRFGLYYIDYKDNLKRIPKDSAKWFPKFLKGEA